The following proteins are co-located in the Billgrantia tianxiuensis genome:
- the dapB gene encoding 4-hydroxy-tetrahydrodipicolinate reductase: MTRIAIVGVAGRMGRTLVNAVQEDAGATLAGGIVEPGSSLAGADIGELAGLGKLGVAAVDSLDAIVDDFDVLIDFTAPQVTLANLAFCAAHGKRMVIGTTGLADDELAELDGYRDRLPFVFAPNMSVGVNLTLKLLETAARALGDEGYDIEVIEAHHRHKVDSPSGTALKMGEVVAEALGRTLKEHGVFERVGQCGPRDPKEIGFATVRAGDIVGEHTVMFATEGERIEITHKASSRMTFAKGAVRAARWVADKNNGRYGMQDVLGLD, translated from the coding sequence ATGACCCGTATCGCCATCGTCGGTGTCGCCGGCCGCATGGGCCGCACCCTGGTCAACGCCGTGCAGGAGGATGCTGGCGCCACCCTGGCCGGCGGTATCGTCGAGCCGGGCAGTTCGCTAGCCGGGGCCGATATCGGCGAGCTGGCGGGTCTCGGCAAGCTGGGCGTCGCCGCGGTGGATTCCCTCGACGCCATCGTCGACGACTTCGACGTGCTGATCGATTTCACCGCGCCCCAGGTCACGCTAGCCAACCTGGCCTTCTGCGCGGCGCACGGCAAGCGCATGGTGATCGGCACCACCGGGCTTGCCGACGACGAGCTGGCCGAGCTCGACGGCTATCGTGACAGGCTGCCCTTCGTCTTTGCCCCCAACATGAGCGTGGGGGTGAACCTGACCCTCAAGCTGCTCGAGACGGCGGCCCGGGCGCTGGGCGACGAGGGCTACGACATCGAGGTGATCGAGGCCCACCACCGGCACAAGGTCGACTCGCCCTCCGGCACCGCGCTGAAGATGGGCGAGGTGGTGGCCGAGGCGCTGGGGCGCACGCTCAAGGAGCACGGCGTGTTCGAGCGTGTCGGCCAGTGTGGGCCGCGGGATCCCAAGGAGATCGGTTTTGCCACGGTGCGTGCCGGCGATATCGTCGGCGAACACACGGTGATGTTCGCTACCGAGGGCGAGCGCATCGAGATCACCCACAAGGCCTCTAGCCGCATGACTTTCGCCAAGGGCGCGGTGCGGGCGGCACGTTGGGTCGCCGACAAGAACAACGGGCGGTACGGTATGCAGGACGTGCTGGGCTTGGACTAA
- a CDS encoding DUF2218 domain-containing protein — protein MPMSRAEIVTESGARLMNRLCKHWAHKLEVEQGEEESRVAFEDGSCVMRVEPGKLLVAIEALDETVLDRLEGVVDSHLQRMAGDEELAIVWEN, from the coding sequence ATGCCGATGTCGCGTGCCGAGATCGTCACCGAGTCCGGGGCGAGGCTGATGAACCGGCTGTGCAAGCACTGGGCGCACAAGCTGGAAGTGGAGCAGGGCGAGGAAGAGAGCCGCGTGGCGTTCGAGGACGGTTCCTGCGTGATGCGCGTCGAGCCGGGCAAGCTGCTGGTGGCCATCGAGGCGCTGGACGAAACGGTGCTCGACCGCCTCGAGGGCGTGGTGGACTCCCACCTGCAGCGCATGGCGGGCGACGAGGAACTGGCCATCGTCTGGGAAAATTGA
- the dnaJ gene encoding molecular chaperone DnaJ, producing MSKRDYYEVLGVERGADTKDIKKAYRRLAQKYHPDRNPGDDTSAEKFREVSEAYEILSDSEKRTAYDQFGHAGVDGQAGGFGGGGFGGAGAGGFSDIFGDVFGDIFGGGGGRRSPHAPQRGSDLRYNLELDLESAVAGTTVDIRVPRHVECDRCDGSGAEPGSTKETCPTCNGLGQVRMQQGFFAVQQTCPTCHGSGVHIKVPCHKCHGEGRMRETRTLSVKIPAGVDTGDRIRLNGEGESGINGGPPGDLYVQVAIKPHHIFQRDGKHLQCEVPINFVDAALGGELEVPTLDGRVKLKIPPETQTGKLFRLRGKGVKPVRGGPPGDLLCKVVVETPVNLNEEQKALLRELQESLDGSNSRSHSPKKTSFFDGVKKFFEDMKP from the coding sequence ATGTCCAAACGCGATTATTACGAGGTGCTCGGCGTCGAGCGCGGGGCCGACACCAAAGACATAAAGAAGGCCTACCGACGGCTGGCGCAGAAGTACCATCCGGACCGTAACCCGGGTGACGACACTTCGGCGGAGAAGTTTCGCGAGGTCTCCGAGGCCTACGAGATTCTCTCCGACAGCGAGAAGCGCACAGCCTACGACCAGTTCGGCCATGCGGGAGTCGACGGCCAGGCCGGCGGCTTCGGCGGTGGTGGCTTTGGCGGCGCGGGCGCCGGTGGTTTCAGCGACATCTTCGGTGACGTGTTCGGCGACATCTTCGGCGGTGGCGGCGGTCGGCGCAGCCCCCATGCGCCGCAGCGCGGCAGCGACCTGCGCTACAACCTCGAGCTGGACCTCGAGAGCGCGGTCGCCGGCACCACGGTCGATATTCGCGTGCCGCGCCACGTGGAGTGCGACCGTTGCGACGGCTCCGGCGCCGAGCCGGGTTCCACCAAGGAGACCTGCCCCACCTGTAATGGCCTCGGCCAGGTACGCATGCAGCAGGGCTTCTTCGCCGTGCAGCAGACCTGCCCGACCTGTCACGGCAGTGGTGTGCACATCAAGGTGCCGTGCCACAAGTGCCATGGTGAAGGTCGTATGCGCGAAACGCGCACTCTGTCGGTGAAGATTCCCGCCGGGGTGGATACCGGCGATCGTATTCGCTTGAACGGCGAGGGCGAGTCGGGCATCAACGGCGGCCCTCCCGGCGATCTCTACGTGCAGGTGGCGATCAAGCCGCACCACATCTTCCAGCGCGATGGCAAGCACCTGCAGTGCGAGGTGCCGATCAACTTCGTCGACGCCGCGCTCGGTGGCGAACTCGAGGTGCCGACGCTGGACGGCCGGGTCAAGCTCAAGATCCCGCCCGAGACCCAGACCGGCAAGCTGTTCCGCCTGCGCGGCAAGGGCGTCAAGCCGGTGCGCGGCGGCCCGCCGGGCGACCTGCTGTGCAAGGTGGTGGTGGAGACCCCGGTCAACCTTAACGAGGAGCAGAAGGCCTTGCTGCGCGAACTGCAGGAGAGCCTCGACGGCAGCAACAGTCGCAGCCACTCGCCGAAGAAGACCAGCTTCTTCGACGGCGTGAAGAAGTTCTTCGAGGACATGAAGCCGTAA
- a CDS encoding DMT family transporter: MLLWALLVGLSFPAVGLMSELPPLSLTALRFAIACAGLWWLVRRSSDFLPAWRLLPLYTLMGLCLAGFFGAMFWAAHHATALSMATLYVTVPLLAYLLGLGFRVERPGWQLPAILALGATGALGLAFAEARSHGEAMQLGIGEAVFFLGCLSSALYPVLSKWGLAREWLPESAAVRTFWSLGLGGLAIGLLGLAIEPANQLLSMRWQDLALVVYLGLFSSALTFWLMQHATAVLTPGAVTAYGYMVPFVSMLLLFVTAPEQIGWHWLPGSALVLAAIGLLLRQNGENAHAR; encoded by the coding sequence ATGCTGCTGTGGGCGCTGCTGGTGGGGCTGTCGTTTCCCGCCGTGGGGCTGATGAGCGAGTTGCCGCCGCTGTCGCTCACCGCGCTGCGCTTCGCCATTGCCTGCGCCGGGCTGTGGTGGTTGGTGCGGCGTTCGTCCGATTTTCTGCCCGCCTGGCGACTGCTGCCGCTCTACACGCTGATGGGGCTGTGCCTGGCCGGTTTCTTCGGTGCCATGTTCTGGGCCGCCCATCACGCCACCGCGCTCTCCATGGCCACCCTCTACGTCACCGTGCCGCTACTGGCTTACCTGCTGGGGCTCGGTTTTCGCGTCGAGCGGCCGGGCTGGCAGCTGCCGGCCATCCTCGCCCTGGGCGCGACGGGGGCCCTGGGGCTCGCCTTTGCCGAAGCGCGCAGTCATGGCGAAGCCATGCAGCTGGGTATCGGCGAGGCGGTGTTCTTCCTCGGCTGCCTGTCGTCGGCGCTCTATCCGGTGCTGAGCAAGTGGGGGCTGGCGCGGGAGTGGCTGCCCGAATCGGCGGCGGTGCGCACCTTCTGGAGCCTGGGCCTGGGCGGGCTCGCCATCGGCCTGCTGGGTCTTGCCATCGAGCCCGCTAACCAGCTCCTTTCCATGCGCTGGCAGGATCTGGCCCTGGTGGTCTATCTCGGGCTCTTCTCCAGTGCGCTCACCTTCTGGCTGATGCAGCATGCCACGGCGGTACTCACGCCTGGCGCCGTGACCGCCTACGGCTACATGGTGCCCTTCGTTTCCATGCTGCTGCTGTTTGTCACTGCGCCTGAGCAGATCGGCTGGCACTGGCTACCGGGCAGTGCGCTGGTGCTCGCCGCCATCGGCCTATTGCTGCGTCAGAACGGCGAGAACGCCCACGCTCGTTAA
- a CDS encoding MBL fold metallo-hydrolase, with product MPTPMPPTSANEAALLELLERHPRVLLTGPPGSGKSTLARSAAAALAGRGQVCRCLTADPGLPGFGPPGAVCLGRWDERLGDWHLETFEALATLDSARFRLPLVEAVRRLAERAGPGALLVDTPGVERGIGGAELLPALAGAAGVDAVVRLAPAHQPDPYPHERATLGLATLHLPADPAARHPGKQQRKEWRTAAWDAYLAEAKEQELSLAALAILGTPPPRDAAHAWQGRQIGLLDDVGSSLALGEVLALEDDMLRLLAPVLTATPRRLVIRDAVRRCEGGLGTAAHAPPPRTSSIYREEEPALTLALEERLAGPRPTLRLGSVRATLANGVFGDPLLHLRLRHRKRSLLFDLGDPGRLPARLAHQISDVFISHAHVDHIGGFLWLLRSRIGDYSACRIYGPPGLAAHLDGFLRGILWDRVEEKAPRFEVFELHGERLAHYRLVAGQPMKALSPREVEAGVVHAEPGFRVRATTLDHGTPVLAFAYEPETQLKVRKERLEAHDWAPGPWLGELKQRMLERDDEGDIALPDGSRRPVAELAELLLFSQPGQRLVYATDFSDTPENRERLLTLAQGTEVLFCEASFRQDQAEQARRTGHLTARACGEIATAARVGQLVPFHFSRRHVEDVRELYEEIRRHFPRLATTPGSEPHADELD from the coding sequence ATGCCGACTCCGATGCCACCCACCTCCGCCAATGAAGCCGCCCTGCTCGAGCTGCTCGAACGTCATCCGCGCGTGCTGCTGACCGGCCCGCCCGGCAGCGGCAAGAGCACCCTGGCGCGAAGTGCGGCCGCCGCCCTGGCCGGGCGCGGCCAGGTGTGCCGCTGCCTGACCGCCGACCCCGGCCTGCCCGGCTTCGGTCCACCCGGCGCCGTGTGCCTGGGGCGCTGGGACGAGCGACTGGGCGACTGGCATCTGGAGACCTTCGAGGCGCTCGCCACCCTGGACAGCGCCCGCTTCCGCCTGCCCCTGGTCGAGGCGGTTCGCCGCTTGGCCGAACGAGCCGGGCCCGGCGCACTACTGGTCGACACACCCGGCGTGGAACGCGGCATCGGTGGCGCCGAGCTGCTGCCGGCGCTGGCCGGCGCCGCTGGTGTAGATGCCGTGGTGCGCCTGGCGCCGGCCCACCAGCCCGACCCGTATCCACACGAGCGGGCCACATTGGGTCTCGCCACGTTGCACCTGCCGGCCGACCCCGCGGCCCGGCACCCCGGCAAGCAACAGCGTAAAGAGTGGCGCACCGCGGCGTGGGATGCCTACCTGGCTGAGGCGAAGGAACAGGAGTTGTCCCTGGCAGCGCTGGCCATCCTCGGCACGCCGCCACCGCGCGATGCCGCTCACGCCTGGCAGGGACGCCAGATCGGACTGCTCGACGACGTCGGCAGCAGCCTGGCACTGGGCGAGGTGCTGGCTCTGGAGGACGACATGCTGCGACTGTTGGCGCCCGTGCTGACTGCCACGCCCCGCAGACTGGTGATACGCGACGCCGTTCGTCGTTGCGAGGGCGGCCTCGGCACCGCAGCACATGCCCCACCGCCCAGGACATCCTCTATATACAGAGAAGAAGAGCCGGCGCTTACCCTGGCGCTGGAAGAGCGGCTCGCCGGCCCGCGCCCAACGCTGCGCCTGGGTAGCGTGCGCGCCACTCTGGCCAACGGCGTGTTCGGCGACCCGCTGCTGCATTTGCGCCTGCGTCACCGCAAGCGCAGCCTGCTGTTCGACCTGGGCGATCCCGGCCGGCTGCCGGCACGGCTGGCCCACCAGATCAGCGACGTCTTCATCAGCCACGCCCACGTCGACCACATCGGCGGCTTCCTATGGCTGCTGCGCTCGCGCATCGGCGACTACTCGGCCTGCCGGATCTACGGCCCACCCGGGCTCGCCGCCCATCTGGATGGCTTTCTGCGCGGCATCCTGTGGGATCGGGTGGAGGAGAAGGCACCCCGCTTCGAAGTCTTCGAGCTGCACGGCGAGCGCCTGGCACATTACCGCCTGGTGGCAGGCCAGCCGATGAAGGCGCTCTCCCCGCGCGAGGTGGAAGCCGGTGTGGTCCATGCCGAACCCGGCTTTCGCGTAAGAGCAACCACCCTGGACCACGGCACCCCGGTGCTGGCCTTCGCCTATGAGCCGGAAACCCAGCTCAAGGTGCGCAAGGAGAGGCTCGAGGCACACGATTGGGCACCGGGACCCTGGCTCGGCGAGCTCAAGCAGCGCATGCTGGAGCGCGATGACGAGGGCGATATCGCCCTGCCCGATGGCAGCCGGCGCCCGGTCGCTGAGCTGGCGGAGCTGCTGCTGTTCTCGCAGCCGGGCCAGCGCCTGGTCTACGCCACCGACTTCAGTGATACCCCCGAGAACCGCGAACGCCTGCTCACGCTTGCCCAAGGCACCGAGGTGCTGTTCTGCGAAGCCTCGTTCCGCCAGGACCAAGCCGAACAAGCCCGGCGTACCGGCCACCTGACCGCCCGCGCCTGCGGCGAGATTGCCACCGCGGCCAGGGTCGGTCAGTTGGTGCCGTTTCACTTCTCGCGCCGCCACGTGGAGGATGTGCGGGAACTCTACGAGGAAATTCGCCGGCACTTTCCGCGACTGGCCACTACGCCGGGCAGCGAGCCACATGCCGATGAGCTGGATTAA
- the carA gene encoding glutamine-hydrolyzing carbamoyl-phosphate synthase small subunit: MSRPAILALEDGSVFHGTAIGADGQTSGEVVFNTAMTGYQEILTDLSYTRQIVTLTYPHIGNTGINAEDVESGSIAAAGLVIRDLPLIASNFRSEQSLSDYLKSQNVLGIADIDTRRLTRILRDKGAQNGAILAGSEAEGDDAVERALAVAREFPGLKGMDLAKEVSCREAYEWNEAEWVLGQGNVDASGSERPFHVVVYDYGVKYNILRMLASRGCRLTVVPAQTPAADVLARNPDGILLANGPGDPEPCDYAIAAIREILETNVPVFGICLGHQLLALAAGAKTVKMNHGHHGANHPVQDLDSGHVMITSQNHGFAVDEASLPGNVRAIHRSLFDGTLQGIELTDRPAFSFQGHPEASPGPRDVSPLFDRFVTMMRERR, translated from the coding sequence TTGAGCAGACCCGCGATACTGGCCCTGGAAGACGGCAGTGTGTTTCACGGCACCGCCATCGGCGCCGATGGGCAAACCAGCGGCGAGGTAGTGTTCAATACGGCCATGACCGGCTATCAGGAGATCCTCACCGATCTCTCCTATACCCGACAGATCGTGACCCTGACCTACCCGCACATCGGCAACACCGGCATCAACGCCGAGGATGTCGAGTCGGGCTCGATCGCCGCCGCCGGGCTGGTGATCCGCGACCTGCCGCTGATTGCCAGCAACTTCCGCTCCGAACAGTCGCTCTCCGACTACCTCAAGAGCCAGAACGTGCTCGGCATTGCCGATATCGACACCCGCCGCCTGACTCGCATCCTGCGCGACAAGGGTGCCCAGAACGGCGCGATCCTGGCCGGCAGTGAAGCCGAGGGCGACGACGCCGTTGAGCGGGCGCTGGCCGTGGCGCGGGAGTTCCCCGGGCTCAAGGGCATGGACCTGGCCAAGGAGGTCTCGTGCCGCGAGGCCTACGAGTGGAACGAGGCGGAGTGGGTGCTGGGCCAGGGCAACGTCGATGCCAGTGGCAGCGAGCGTCCCTTCCACGTGGTGGTCTACGACTATGGCGTGAAGTACAACATCCTGCGCATGCTGGCCTCGCGCGGTTGCCGGCTCACCGTGGTGCCGGCCCAGACCCCGGCCGCCGACGTGCTGGCGCGTAACCCGGACGGCATCCTGCTGGCCAACGGTCCCGGCGATCCCGAGCCCTGCGACTACGCCATTGCGGCGATCCGCGAGATCCTCGAGACCAACGTGCCGGTGTTCGGCATCTGCCTCGGCCACCAGCTGCTGGCCCTGGCCGCCGGCGCCAAGACCGTAAAGATGAATCACGGTCACCATGGCGCCAACCATCCGGTGCAGGACCTCGACTCCGGCCACGTGATGATCACCAGCCAGAACCACGGCTTCGCCGTCGACGAAGCGAGCCTGCCGGGCAACGTGCGCGCCATTCACCGTTCGCTGTTCGACGGCACGCTGCAGGGCATCGAGCTGACCGACCGTCCGGCCTTCAGCTTCCAGGGGCACCCGGAAGCGAGCCCCGGACCGCGCGACGTGTCGCCGCTGTTCGACCGCTTCGTGACGATGATGCGCGAGCGCCGCTGA
- the carB gene encoding carbamoyl-phosphate synthase large subunit yields MPKRTDINSILIIGAGPIVIGQACEFDYSGAQACKALREEGFRVILVNSNPATIMTDPAMADATYIEPITWQAVEKIIEAERPDAILPTMGGQTALNCALDLDKHGVLEKYGVEMIGANADAINKAEDRDLFDQAMKRIGLECPKAEVAHTMEEAWRIQESLGFPVIIRPSYTMGGSGGGVAYNKEEFEEICTRGFELSNNHELLIDESLLGWKEYEMEVVRDKNDNCIIVCSIENFDPMGVHTGDSITVAPAQTLTDKEYQIMRDASLAVLREIGVETGGSNVQFGVDPKTGRMVVIEMNPRVSRSSALASKATGFPIAKIAAKLAVGYTLDELSNDITGGRTPASFEPSIDYVVTKIPRFTFEKFPQANDRLTTQMKSVGEVMAIGRTFQESLQKALRGLETGNDGLDPKVSEFTEEAMQHIKGELQAAGADRIFYVADAMRAGMSVEDIFALTKIDPWFLVQLEDLVRIEHDVAKRSLSELSAQELFGLKRKGFSDARLAKLLGVSEKEFRKTRQKAGIRPVYKRVDTCAAEFASDTAYMYSTYEEECEAEVSSRQKIMVLGGGPNRIGQGIEFDYCCVHAAFAMRDDGYETIMVNCNPETVSTDYDTSDRLYFEPVTLEDVLEIADKEQPVGVIVQFGGQTPLKLARELEAAGVPIIGTTPDAIDRAEDRERFQQMIDKLGLKQPPNATARSFDEAFVKAEAIGYPLVVRPSYVLGGRAMEIVYSADELENYMTHAVKVSNDSPVLLDHFLNAAIEIDIDAVSDGHEVVIGGIMQHIEQAGVHSGDSACALPPYSLPAEVQDEMRDQVKRMAIELGVVGLMNVQLAWQDGEIYVIEVNPRASRTAPFVSKCIGTSLAQVAARCMAGKTLAEQGFTREIVPHFYSVKEAVFPFNKFPGVDPILSPEMKSTGEVMGSGDTFAEAFYKAQLGAGEAIPKLEGERKAFLSVREPDKAGVIEIARSLLGLGFTLCATRGTAAALEAAGLEVEVVNKVYEGRPHIVDLLKNDDIAYIVNTTEGRQAINDSSVIRRTALARKVPYATTLAGASAVCMALEYGNAITVRRLQELHAGATQ; encoded by the coding sequence ATGCCCAAGCGTACCGACATAAACAGCATCCTGATCATTGGCGCCGGCCCCATCGTCATCGGCCAGGCGTGCGAATTCGACTACTCCGGCGCCCAGGCCTGCAAGGCGCTGCGCGAGGAGGGCTTCCGGGTCATCCTGGTCAACTCCAATCCGGCCACCATCATGACCGACCCGGCCATGGCCGACGCCACCTACATCGAGCCGATTACCTGGCAGGCGGTGGAGAAGATCATCGAGGCCGAGCGTCCCGATGCCATCCTGCCCACCATGGGTGGCCAGACCGCGCTCAACTGCGCGCTCGACCTGGACAAGCATGGCGTGCTCGAGAAGTACGGCGTGGAGATGATCGGTGCCAACGCCGACGCCATCAACAAGGCCGAGGACCGCGACCTGTTCGACCAGGCCATGAAGCGCATCGGCCTGGAGTGCCCCAAGGCCGAAGTCGCCCACACCATGGAGGAGGCCTGGCGCATCCAGGAGTCGCTGGGCTTCCCGGTGATCATTCGCCCCTCCTACACCATGGGCGGTTCCGGCGGCGGCGTGGCCTACAACAAGGAGGAGTTCGAGGAGATCTGCACCCGCGGCTTCGAACTCTCCAACAACCACGAGCTGCTGATCGACGAGTCGCTGCTGGGCTGGAAGGAGTACGAGATGGAGGTCGTTCGTGACAAGAACGACAACTGCATCATCGTCTGCTCGATCGAGAACTTCGACCCCATGGGCGTGCACACCGGCGACTCCATTACCGTGGCCCCGGCGCAGACGCTGACCGACAAGGAATACCAGATCATGCGCGACGCATCGCTTGCGGTGCTGCGCGAGATCGGCGTCGAGACCGGCGGCTCCAACGTGCAGTTCGGCGTCGACCCCAAGACCGGGCGCATGGTGGTCATCGAGATGAACCCGCGGGTGTCGCGCTCCTCGGCGCTGGCCTCCAAGGCCACCGGCTTCCCGATCGCCAAGATCGCCGCCAAGCTGGCGGTGGGTTACACCCTGGACGAGCTCTCCAACGACATCACCGGCGGGCGTACCCCGGCGTCGTTCGAGCCGTCGATCGACTACGTGGTTACCAAGATCCCGCGTTTCACCTTCGAGAAGTTCCCCCAGGCCAACGACCGCCTCACCACCCAGATGAAGTCGGTGGGCGAGGTGATGGCCATCGGGCGTACTTTCCAGGAGTCGCTGCAGAAGGCGCTGCGCGGCCTGGAGACCGGCAACGACGGCCTCGACCCCAAGGTGAGCGAGTTCACCGAGGAGGCCATGCAGCACATCAAGGGTGAGCTGCAGGCCGCCGGCGCCGACCGCATCTTCTACGTCGCCGATGCCATGCGTGCCGGCATGAGCGTGGAGGATATCTTTGCCCTGACCAAGATCGATCCCTGGTTCCTCGTCCAGTTGGAGGACCTGGTACGCATCGAGCACGACGTGGCCAAGCGCTCGCTCTCCGAGCTCAGCGCCCAGGAGCTGTTTGGCCTCAAGCGCAAGGGCTTCTCCGACGCACGCCTGGCCAAGCTGCTCGGCGTATCCGAGAAGGAGTTCCGCAAGACCCGCCAGAAGGCCGGGATTCGTCCGGTCTACAAGCGCGTCGACACCTGTGCCGCCGAATTCGCCTCGGACACCGCCTACATGTACTCCACCTACGAGGAGGAGTGCGAGGCCGAGGTCAGCAGCCGTCAGAAGATCATGGTGCTGGGCGGCGGGCCCAACCGTATCGGCCAGGGCATCGAGTTCGACTACTGCTGCGTCCATGCCGCCTTCGCCATGCGCGACGACGGCTATGAGACCATCATGGTCAACTGCAACCCGGAAACCGTCTCTACCGACTACGACACCTCCGACCGTCTCTACTTCGAGCCGGTGACCCTGGAGGACGTGCTGGAGATCGCCGACAAGGAGCAGCCAGTCGGCGTGATCGTGCAGTTCGGCGGCCAGACCCCGCTGAAACTGGCCCGCGAGCTCGAGGCCGCCGGCGTGCCGATCATCGGCACCACCCCCGACGCCATCGACCGCGCCGAGGACCGCGAGCGCTTCCAGCAGATGATCGACAAGCTGGGCCTCAAGCAGCCGCCCAATGCCACCGCGCGCAGCTTCGACGAGGCCTTCGTCAAGGCCGAGGCGATCGGCTACCCGCTGGTGGTGCGCCCGAGCTACGTACTCGGCGGCCGCGCCATGGAGATCGTCTACTCGGCCGACGAGCTGGAGAACTACATGACCCACGCGGTCAAGGTCTCCAACGACTCGCCGGTACTGCTCGACCACTTTCTCAACGCCGCCATCGAGATCGACATCGACGCCGTTTCCGACGGCCACGAAGTGGTGATCGGCGGCATCATGCAGCACATCGAGCAGGCCGGCGTGCACTCCGGCGACTCCGCCTGCGCGCTGCCGCCCTACTCACTGCCCGCCGAGGTGCAGGACGAGATGCGCGATCAGGTCAAGCGCATGGCCATCGAGCTCGGCGTGGTGGGCCTGATGAACGTGCAGCTGGCGTGGCAGGACGGCGAGATCTACGTCATCGAGGTCAACCCGCGCGCCTCGCGCACCGCGCCCTTCGTCTCCAAGTGCATCGGCACCTCGCTGGCCCAGGTCGCCGCGCGCTGCATGGCCGGCAAGACCCTCGCCGAGCAGGGCTTCACTCGTGAGATCGTGCCGCACTTCTACAGCGTCAAGGAAGCGGTGTTCCCCTTCAACAAGTTCCCCGGCGTCGACCCGATCCTGTCGCCGGAGATGAAGTCCACCGGTGAGGTGATGGGCTCGGGCGATACCTTCGCCGAAGCCTTCTACAAGGCGCAGTTGGGCGCCGGCGAGGCAATTCCCAAGCTCGAAGGCGAGCGCAAGGCGTTCCTCTCGGTGCGCGAACCGGACAAGGCGGGAGTTATCGAGATCGCTCGTTCTCTGCTAGGATTGGGATTCACCCTTTGCGCGACCCGCGGCACCGCCGCCGCCCTCGAAGCCGCCGGCCTCGAGGTGGAGGTCGTCAACAAGGTTTACGAAGGTCGTCCGCATATCGTCGATCTGCTCAAGAACGACGACATCGCCTATATCGTCAATACCACCGAGGGTCGCCAGGCGATCAACGACTCCTCGGTGATCCGTCGTACCGCGCTGGCCCGCAAGGTACCCTATGCCACCACCCTGGCAGGGGCGAGTGCCGTTTGCATGGCGTTGGAGTATGGCAATGCGATCACGGTGCGGCGGCTACAGGAACTGCATGCAGGAGCAACGCAATGA